A window from Chrysemys picta bellii isolate R12L10 chromosome 2, ASM1138683v2, whole genome shotgun sequence encodes these proteins:
- the LOC135981207 gene encoding uncharacterized protein LOC135981207: MDGKKWMSAIHPLIDAVIQCGQICIYHNYIAGKILPSPEVFHRLQKAISGSVNILYCLHNLPYKNGEVLYRKPTDRYTYLHASSFHPGHTTRSIVYSQALRYNRICSNPSDRDKHLQDLYQAFLKLQYPPAEVKKQIDRARQVPRSHLLQDRPNKENNRTPLAVTFSPQLKPLQRIIKDLQPIPKDDPSLSQILGDRPVLAYRQPPNLKQILTSNHTSLNKNTDPGTYPCNKARCQLCPHIYSSDIIIGPNHISHTIRGSFTCTSTNVIYAIMCQQCPSAMYIGQTGQSLRKRINGHKSDIRNHNTQKPVGEHFNLSGHSMTDLRVAILQQKNFKNRLQQETAELELICKLDTINLGLNKDWEWLSHYKH, encoded by the exons atggatggaaaaaagtGGATGTCTGCTATTCACCCACTAATAGAC GCTGTGATACAATGTGGTCAAATCTGTATCTATCATAATTATATTGCAGGAAAAATATTACCATCTCCCGAAGTGTTTCATAGGCTGCAAAAAGCAATTTCAGGGTCTGTGAATATCCTCTACTGCTTGCACAATTTACCCTATAAAAATGGTGAGGtgctataccggaaacctactgaccgctacacttacctacatgcctccagcttccatccaggacacacaacacgatccattgtctacagccaagctctaagatataaccgcatttgctccaatccctcagacagagacaagcacctacaagatctctatcaagcattcttaaaactacaatacccacctgctgaagtaaaaaaacagattgacagagccagacaagtacccagaagtcatctcctacaagacaggcccaacaaagaaaataacagaacaccactagctgtcaccttcagcccccagctaaaacctctccagcgcatcatcaaagatctacaacctatcccgaaagatgatccctcactctcacagatcttgggagacagacctgtcctcgcttacagacaaccccccaacctaaagcaaatactcaccagcaaccacacatcactgaacaaaaacactgacccaggaacctatccttgtaacaaagcccgatgccaactctgtccacatatctattcaagtgacataatcataggacctaatcacatcagccataccatcaggggctcgttcacctgcacatctaccaatgtgatatatgccatcatgtgccagcaatgcccctctgccatgtacattggccaaaccggacagtctctacgcaaaagaattaatggacacaaatctgacatcaggaatcataatactcaaaaaccagtgggagaacactttaacctgtctggtcattcaatgacagacctgcgggtggctatcttacaacagaaaaacttcaaaaacagactccaacaagagactgctgagctggaattgatatgcaaactagatacaatcaatttaggattgaataaggactgggaatggctgagccattacaaacattga